The sequence below is a genomic window from Ovis aries strain OAR_USU_Benz2616 breed Rambouillet chromosome 19, ARS-UI_Ramb_v3.0, whole genome shotgun sequence.
tcctgcccccaatccctcccagcatcagggtcttttccaatgaggcaactcttcatgtgaggtggccaaagtattggagtttcagcttcagcatcagtccttccaatgaacactcaggactgatctcctttaggatggactggttggatcttcttgcattccaagggactctcaagagtcttctccaacaccacagctcaaaagcatcaattcttcggcgctcagctttctttaccatCCAACTCTCGGGTCCATCTATGACTACATCTctgcctttgttggcaaagtaatgtctctgctttagaatatgctatctaggttggtcataactttccttccaaggagtaagcgtcttttaatttcatggctgcaatcaccatctgcagtgattttggagccccaaaaaataaagtctgacactgtttccccatctatttcccatgaagtgatgggaccagatgccatgatcttcgttttctgaatgttgagctttaagccaagtttttcactctccttcttcactttcatcagaggcttttagttcctcttctctttctgccgtaagggtggtgtcatctgtatatctgaggttactgatatttctcccggcaatcttgattccagcttgtgcttcttccagcccagtgtttctcatgatgtactctgcatagaagttaaataagcagggtgacagtatacagccttgatgtactccttttcctatttggaaccagtctgttgttccacgtccagttctaactaaatatgctatctaggttggtcataactgtccacCCTCTGTGAAAGAGTCTAAGAGTCCACTCTTTCAGGGTGGGGAGATGGGGGGTTAAAGGTCATCCCTGACATGATGGACGTCTGCTCTATAATGCACGATagacaattaaaaacaaagaatgctCTTTTGTTTGGAAGAACGGACTCACAGAACAACAGGAAGGTCATGAGAAGTCACCTACTCTGACCCTTCTTTGCAGGTGGGGAGACCAAGGCCCCCAGTCCGTAGGGGGTCACCCAGGTCACCCAACATGCCCGCCTGGCTACTCCTGCCCCAAAGGAGCTCTCAGGAAGACTGTCCATCATCCACAGTGGGGTGCCAGTGATGAAAGTGGGTTGCACCGGGGTGCTGGCAAGGGCCCGACTCAGCTGTTCAGGCCTGGGCAGCAGTGGCAGGGGTGGCACTGGGCTCAGTCGCCAAGAGAGTCTGGAAAGACCTGTCGCCCCCCTCAGTTCGCTGGGACTAGGAAGCTCCAGGATCCACTCGCACCTGCAGGGCAAAGCTGCCCGCTGTCCCGCCCGGGCCCGGCTCACAGACCTACAGACCCGAGGAGTAGGCACCCCAGTCCTCCCACAAGGGACTGCGGCTGTCGGCCACGAGGCTGGGGGCAGCCCAGGCCTCCCTTCCCTGAGCCTGTTTCCTGCCGGGACCAGTGACCCTTGCTGACAGTGTCCCCCGCTTCTGCGTGCGTGCGCGTgtatgctaagtcccttcagtcaaatctgactctgtgagaccctctggactgtaggccggcaggctcctctggctacggcattctccaggctagaacactggagtgggtggccaggccctcctccagcggaccttcccgacccagggatggaaggcgggtgctttaccactagcgccacctgggaaccctccTGAGAACCTGGTTCAGTCCACAGCCGTGGAGGGCCCCTCCAGCTCTCAACCTGCATTTCCCACTCGGTACCCAACACTGCCAGCCGCATCTGACTTGTCTCTCAACTGCCTGCCCATCCCAGAGTAGGTGCTCGATGAACAAGTGTCCAGGGTAGGGACAGCTCCTCCCAGCCCCACGGGGAGGCCTTCGTGCCTCTGACCACTGGGGAAACCAGCTTCCTCAGCAGAGCTGGGTAGAGGCGGGGGGTCCAGCCTTCCACTTGAGCTCTGCTGTCCCCACTGCCGGCCGGCTAGAAGGAAGCTGGGATTGCACGGAGGGCCAAGCGCAGTGTGGGTGACCTTCTGAGCCTCCGCCCCTCTCGACCAGGCAGGCGCAGAACAGGCTGTGAGGGATGGTGAgcggtggggctggggggtggttGGTTGGTCTCTgcttccccagcccagcccctctggGAGGCCAGGTGTGGCGAAGGATTAGAGCTTAGCGGGCAGCGGTGCGCAAATAGCTCTTAAGCCTCTGCGTGGAGGTGCTGCTTGGTCAGCAGCCTCCTCTCCACGCCACCCCCCAGCTCCcctcactgctgagccacttgcGTCACCACAGTGAGGCCTGAGTGAGGCCTGAGACTGAGCTGCCAACTCAaggggggaagaggagaggagagactgGCTCTGCGCTTTCCACTGcctctcctcccgcctccccctccccagatGCTGGGGCCTGGGGACATGGAGGTGAATCCTAGGCCACTCCCTGTCTCCCCTCCTGGTCTCCCCTCAAGGAGCTCCTGGTCttcaggggcagcagccacagGGAAAACGGATAACCTGGAGAGGTGGGAAAACGCTCCTGCCTCAGAAACATTggggccaggagggaggggacagctgGGCCAAGGCCCCCGGCTGGCGGAGAGGCGCTGGGGCCCCGGGCTGGGGTGGCAAGGGAGGCCGGGGGTCTGGGCGCTAGGTGGCAGCCAGCGGGCCGCTGAAGCTATGACAGGCAGGGCAGTGGCGTGCTGGAGCCCATTCTGATGTCCTAGGGTCTGGAGGAAGGCATCAGGATGTGCTTGGGCAAGCGCTGGGCCAGGGTGGGAGCCCCGCCTGGAGGCGGCCCCTCTGCCCGGGCTCCTGCCTATCTGACGGAGGGGCTGGCCTGTGGGGAAGGCCGACTGATGCCTGCCCACCTGTCCAGGAGCCACGAGGGGCCCCCGGCTTCAGCAGCCTGCCTGAGGGTGGATGCGGACGTTGGTGGGCTGGCTGAGGCTGGGCTCGAGCTGGGGCCACCTGAGGTCTGGCCCGGGGCTCTTTCTGGCCGCCCAGTCCCCTCTTCCTCACCTCCTCTTTCCAGGAACAGAGAACAGTGCTGAGGACCTGGAGACAGGTCTGGATGCAGTCACAGCCGGAACCACGTCTCGGCGGCCCAGCCTGCGGCCACCGCTCTTCTGTCGGGGCCCCATGTCCTCGTGGGGAGACGGGGCGTCTCAGGATGCCCGCGGGCGAGGCCTTTCCTTCCTCGCCTTCCTCACCGTGGCCTGCAAGGGGGATGGTCACCAACACAGACTGAGGCTGGGACCTCAGTGTCAGAGCTGGAGGGGTCTCTTGTACAGATGGGCCAACAGCGGTGGAGAGAGGGCCGGACCTGGCCACGGCCCTGCCCAGTAAGGACAGAAGGGGAGCAGGACGCAGCACTCACACGCAAAGGCAGTGCCTGCCTGTAACCCTGTCTTGgctccataaatatttcataaatggaagaaaagagaatgttCCCAAGCCTCAGTCTCAGCATGTGTCCAGTGGGCACCCTTGAAGACGCCAGAGGGTTATAGAAGACAAATAAATGCATGGAAAACCCTCACTCGGGGCCAGACTTAACAGGGAGCTCGGACTCAGGCCTCTGGAGCTCAGGTCCTCTGGGGTGGCAGCACCAGGCATAGCAAGGCTGCAAGGATGCACGCTGGAGTCTCAGGCTGGGCCCCTCCCCCGCCTCTAGCCGTGAGCCATCTGATCTGTCGCTGTGATTGACGCCTGTTCGGTGGTGGGGGGTGCTGtttgctccctctcctctttcccagcCACATGCGAGTGATTTCAGCTCAAGCAACGTGCTAATGGAAATCCTAACACATTAATAAATGTTTAGCACGCGAGAGAGCATGCATGATCGTAAGTAATTAAGACGCTCAACGGAGGAGTTCTGTTGGCACAACTGTCTggctccatttctttcttttcctccgtCACCTCCTGAGAGAGCTGCAGAGggcgggaggggggagggggcggggccagggtccagccctggacTCACCCCTGGGGGGCCCCCCTGCAGCCACTCCCCTATCCTAATGTCTTCATCCCTCCCTTTGGAGGGGACCTTTGCCCCACTCGGCCCGCTTCACGGATGCCCTGCAAAAGATCAGTATCTAATCACCCGGCTGGTTTTCCACAtgttccctggcagcccagtccCCCTCTTCCTGCCATCAGGACTTTGCATAAAGCCCTGGACTGCTTGCTGCCTTCTTGGCAGGGACTGGGGAGGAGGGTGAAGGGAGAGGCCTTGGGGAAGGAAGGACAGACCCCAGCACCTCCGCCCGCCCCTGAGGCTGCAGAATGGGAAGTCACCCGCCCTCCGTCACAGAGCTGAGTGAGAACCGAGCCAGCATATGAAGCGTGGCTGGTACAGAAGAAGGTCCCCAATAAATGTCAGCTCCCTTTCCCAGCTTCTCATCTGCCCTCAAGCTGCCAAATCAGACGCTTGCTGACGCTCAGGGGATGGGCCCTTCCTGGAACCTCATGCGGGACCCACCTGCTCCAGGCGCTGCAGGAAGGGGCAAGCTCAGGCCACGTGGAGGACCAGGGAGCAGCTGGGGAGGACTGAGGGCCTGGTCCCAGTTGGGAAGTAGAGGGTGGACTCCATAGGCCCCGGGAGCAGCCCTGTTAGCCACCTTCTTTAGGGCCAGGTATCTCATCTTCTCCTTGAGATGGAGCCCCGTTccgccaaaataaataaataaatatatatattaaaaaaaaaaaacctgttcccCTACCATTCCCATATTGCCATTTTCAATTAGATTAGATTTTAAGAGCACACAAATGTAATGTTCCTCTCGGatcaaattagaaagaaaaacaggtgCACTTTTGCATAAGGAAATTAAGTTGCAGACAATATGAAGATTTGCTAAAATGCAGACACTGATGAAAATAAGTAGCCCTTTTATTTGTAATTATTGAGGCAATCTGTTCGCAAAGTGTACATGTGAACGGTCTGACAGATCCGTGGACTCCGGCAGACTGCCGCAAACAACTCTGAGCCGTTCTGAAacgaacagattttttttttctctctctctcttagaaaatatatgttcgttctctcctccatctcctggtgCTATTCACAAGACACAAAATGCCATAAATAGGAGTTTCATGGTTACACAAGGCCCCTCCCTAAGATACACACTCAATCGGGGCATAAGACAGTCTGACAGTTTAACTCTTCCTTCGATGGCCCCGCGACAGGCAGCTGTCGGGCAGGGTGGCGGTCCTCAGGGGGCTGGTCAGGGGCTGGGGTCGTCCACGCGCCGCCGGCAGTAGGGGCAGCAGGTGtgctgaagcagcagcagctcatagTCCTCCGAGTGGAACATCTGGGGAGAGATGGCCGTGACCCCGCAACCCTGGGCGCTCAGCAGCCCCGAGCCAGGCGGGGACCACCGCCCTGCTAAGGGCAGGCGGCTTGGCAGTGAGTCGGGGCCAGAAGTACCAAGTCCCGCCCACCCTAATCTGAGGACCAGCAGGGAGCTGGGGAAGGTCTGAGGCCCCTTCTACCCGAAGCGCAGTTCACAGGAACATCACACTGGCCGGCCCCCTCTGGATGAAGCGCAGGTACAAGGAGCACAAGGTCAAGGGGCAAATCCACAGCAGATGGTCCAGGGATGCCTGTGAGGCTGGGGAGGCGACTAAGGACAGCCAAGCCTCTCCTCCAGCCCGGGAGCCCTGGCCTTAGCCGCTGAGGGACACGTGTGCTGCCCCCATGCCTGGCCTCCCTATGGGGCCCATCCGGGAAGcgcagcagcagctggagggaAGGACCCTGGGACCATGCGTGGGCGGTACCTGGAAGCAGGAGGGGCACATGGTGATGGAGGCGTCGGGCAGCAGGGAGCGGAAGTACTGCCACTGCAGGGGCGGTGGCCAGCGCTTGATGAGGACGTCCCGCCGGCTCATGGAGCGCAGCACGGAGCGGCTCACCACCACGGGCACGAACTCCGAGCCACCTTGCTGCAGGCCGGGCAGGGAGAGCGAATGGGGCCTAGCTCAGCCGGCGGGGGTACACGCCACAGAGGGCCCCCGAGCCCTCCCCTTCCTGTCCGGTCCCTCGGGAGAACCCAGCTGGCGGTCTCTGTGACTGGgagcccacctccctcccccggGGGCCCCAGGGGGAGTGTGCTGAGGAAAGGGACCTGAGCCAGGCCTTGGGCAGGGGGCCGGGGGGGTCTCAGCAGCCCGTCACTCAGGGGTGCCCGCACCTCAAAGCTCAGCTTGGCCGTGAAGGGGTCGTCTTCCCCCACGGAGTCCATGCTCTCATCCAGCCTCAGGGTCTGGGCATCTGGGGGGCACTGGTCAAGGACAGGGCCTGAGGCCGAGGGAGAGCCCCCCCTCCACCCGAAGCATTGAGACTCACAGGGCTGGGGGCTCCCTTTGGGCCAGTGTAGGACCCTCCCCGTGGCTCAGGGAAGCATAGCAAGGCGCGCGAGCGGCTTTCCCCATGGAGGAGAGGCCTGCTCACACGAAGCCCAGCACACaggtgggggaggtggtggggggctCTGAGGGCTTCTGCTGTGGCCCctcaagacccagcacagcccacaaAGGCCGCTGAGACGCAGCGTGGGAGCCAAGGCCTGTGGTCTGCAGGGCTGGACCAGGTATGACAGGCCTGGCGGGAAGCCATAGCCCCTAGCACAGCCAGCAGCTCCTGGAGGGTCTCCCCACAGCTGCTGGGCAGCCTCGCAGACCCTCCTCGCAGAGTAGGGTGGGCACCCCTGGGGATCCCAGGGCCGGCCAGCCCGGGCTGGAGGTGCCCAGGGAGCCACCCCCTTGGCCAGGCCTCCCACCCCCCGGGGAAGGGAGGCTGCGGGTGCCAGGTCAGGGCAGGCCGGGCCCCACAGCAGCCACCCCCCAGCCTCCTGGGCGGGCACGGGCCCATGGACGTGGTTCCTGCCTCCTAtcctccctgcccctgcagcagttcTGCACCCCGGGCCAGCGCCCCACCTAGCTCTGGCACTGAGCCTGCTGCCGTAGGGGCCTCTCCAGCGCACACAGTGGCCCACCCTTGCCTCACCTGGCCCAGCGAGCCCCCAAGGCCCCCCTGCCTCCAGGCCGGCGCCCAGCGGACACACACATGGGTCCGGCCGGTGCCCAGGATACTGTTGCTCGTGATCTCTTGCCACTTGTTCTCCCGCTTGAGTCTTGGTGCCTCCAGATCAATGAGGGAGACAGCTTCTTCATCCGTGATCCCCTCCTCCAGGTAGAATTCAACCAGGTGCAGCACCTCTGCAGACACAGGCAAGGGAGAGGCTGCGAGGCTCTCAGAGGCagcgctgggggtggggaggggggttcgAGAGCTCCTTCCCGCCCAGTACAGGCCTTGCTGAAAGCTGGCGGGGCGGCAAGGGGAAGCAGGCGTGTGTGGGCGAGGGGCCTCGACCCTCCACCATCGCCCTAGTGCCTGGACGGGCTCCTCTGCAGGGGAAGAGCAGGGGCCTCTGCCCAGCTCCTGGAAAGGGGCCTCTGATCCCCGTCGACGTGGAAAGAGCTGGGCCTTGAGAGCCGCGTCAGCTGCCCGGATTGAAGGCCCCTCTGCCCAGGAATTTCATCAGGCAGAGCAGCACTCCGGGCTCCGAGGGGTCTGGGCAGCACTGGCCCTGCCTCTGGGAACCCCGAGTGACCCTATGTGtcagcggggtgggggtgggggtctcacTGTCCCCACTTTGTCCAAATGAGGACACAGGCCGCGCCGTCTGCAGGCCAGCCATCCCGCCTGCCCGCCGCACTCACCGTAGGAAGAGGCGGAGAAGACGAAGGGCTGGCGGCAGTTGATGCAGACATTGCCCAGGTTGTTGAGCAGCGGGTTGTTGGTGGAGCAGCGGTAGCACAAGGGCACCAGCTCCTGCAGGACAGAGCGTGGCCACTGAGGGCTCTACGGGGGTGCGGGCGCAGCCCCGTCTCCTTGCCTGGGCTCGGGCTCCAGCCTCCTGGGCCTGGTGGCCAAGAGGAGAGGCCACCTGGATGGGCGGGGCAGGGGCTCTGCACAGGGACGGAGCAGGGTAAGTAAGGGCCTACAGACACCAGAGGCCCTGCCTCTGGGGCCCGCTGCCCAGGACACCCCCTTCCCAGGCGGGGCTCCTGAGTTGCGGCTCTTCCGGCAGGAATGACGCCGGCCACAGCCACCACTGACCAGCCAGCCACTGTGCTCCACGGGTCGTGCCAAGCACGTGACCAACTTCAGCCTCATTCCTCCTCATAGCCTCCTGCAGGAAAGCTGTGACCCGCATCCCCATTTGATAGAcgtggagactgaggctcaggaagaCTGAGACACAGCTAGGAAATGGGGGAGCTGTTGCCAAGTCTGCTCTGAGCTTGAAGGAGACAGTGGCTGTTTGGGTTGGAGGAAGGGAGGCTGGGGCACAGACGGAGCTGCAGACACTGGGGGTGGATCTGCGGGTGAGTGATAACCTGCCTCCAGAAAGGAGGACTAGACCAGGGTCTCCTAGGATGAGGCCCAGGCAGAGACActgggccctggggctggggcagggcagaCCTGGAGCCCCAGGACGGCTGGGAAGCAAGCGGGCAGAGCTGTGGGGCTTAGGGGGCTGTGATaaacagaggaggcagagagggaagggcagagagagCTGGCACAACAGGGctcaggcaggggagggggtgcagAGCCCCAGGAGCACGGCAGCCATCTTTCAGTCGAACCCAGGCTGGGCACAGAGGTGTCAGGAGAGGCCTCCTGCCCGAGGGGCCAGGGCCCTCACCTCACTGTCATGGAAGGGCTTGGAGCGGATGGTCAGGCTGCCCAGTTCAATGGACTTCTGGAACCGGGCGGGGATCTGCAGGCCCTGCAGCTTGTCGTAGGCGTGCCGGGCCAGCTTGTAGGCGCCCAGGGCCTTGCTCTGTTTGGCCAGGGTGAAGAGTGTGTTCCTGCCGATGATGAGGTTAAGGGCGACAGAGGCCACAGCAGGCCCGAGCACTGGCACTGCCCACCTCTGGAGCGAGCCCCAAGCTGGAACGCAGCTTGTGCACATGCCAGGAGGGCATGGGAAGGAGCCTGAGGACTGCTTCGCTCATCTGTGGGAGGTAAGTGAATTTCTCGGATATCAAGGCCCGGAGATTTTTCCAGAGATACAGACAGCGTTGTCTGCATTAATATTTTAACCTTGCTTAGGTTTTCTGGGCTTGCTGATGGCTCATCTTGGACCCTGGCTGGGCCAAAATGGCTCTCCCTGCCTCACCCGGCCTGCCAGCCAGCCCCTAGATTGCCTGGCACCAAGTGCCGCCTGCTCCAGCCCCGCCAGGAGGAGCCTGATCCCCAGTGCAGAACACTTCTGCCTGCACTTCACCGAGGCCACGGCGAGCTCCGGGGCCCTTCTTTGAGCTCTTAGTCTGGGGCTGACGGGCTTTCATGCTCCACCTCAGGTCACCTCAAATGCCAGCTGTGCCCAGGCCCGGTCTGCCCTTTCTCCCCTCACCCTGACCCTGAATGCCCTTCCCCACTGCCCCGTGCCAAGCCTTAGCTAAGCAAGGCCTGCGTCCCAAGCCTCCTCTGAGCCATCCTTCCCCGACGTTCCTGctgcccactccccaccccacccccgtggCCCCTTCCACAGTCGTCACATGGAGACAAGGTTCCTTGTCTGTGT
It includes:
- the LOC114109334 gene encoding myosin IC heavy chain-like is translated as MRYLALKKVANRAAPGAYGVHPLLPNWDQALSPPQLLPGPPRGLSLPLPAAPGAGHGEEGEEGKASPAGILRRPVSPRGHGAPTEERWPQAGPPRRGSGCDCIQTCLQVLSTVLCSWKEESTS